In one window of Tursiops truncatus isolate mTurTru1 chromosome 5, mTurTru1.mat.Y, whole genome shotgun sequence DNA:
- the NAP1L5 gene encoding nucleosome assembly protein 1-like 5 yields MADSENQGPAEPSEAAAAAAAEEEVMAEGGAQGGDSDSASGDSDGAVGQTAEEPQTPAENAPKPRNDFIESLPNSVKCRVLALKKLQKRCDKIEAKFDKEFQALEKKYNDIYKPLLAKIQELTGEMEGCAWTLEGDDEELEDEEYEEEEEGEPAVEAAAAAARDEGPHSAVSDDAQK; encoded by the coding sequence ATGGCCGACTCGGAGAACCAGGGCCCCGCGGAGCCGAgcgaggcggcggcggcagcggcggcggagGAGGAGGTAATGGCGGAAGGCGGTGCGCAGGGGGGAGATTCTGACAGCGCGTCCGGCGACTCCGACGGCGCGGTCGGTCAGACGGCTGAGGAGCCCCAGACGCCTGCAGAGAATGCACCGAAGCCTAGAAATGACTTTATCGAGAGCCTGCCTAACTCGGTGAAATGCCGAGTCCTGGCCCTCAAAAAGCTGCAGAAGCGGTGCGATAAGATAGAAGCCAAATTTGATAAGGAATTCCAGGCTCTGGAGAAGAAGTATAACGACATCTATAAGCCCTTACTCGCTAAGATCCAGGAGCTCACCGGTGAGATGGAGGGGTGTGCGTGGACCTTAGAGGGTGACGACGAGGAGTTGGAGGATGAAGAgtacgaggaggaggaggagggagagcctGCGGTGGAGGCGGCGGCTGCTGCCGCCAGAGATGAGGGTCCCCACTCTGCAGTGTCTGACGACGCCCAGAAATAA